The following are from one region of the Candidatus Krumholzibacteriia bacterium genome:
- the porA gene encoding pyruvate ferredoxin oxidoreductase, which yields MSMQLISANHASAEATILAARANRNGRGFCSGVYPITPQTECIERLCAATIEKGSVVRVESEHSAMGVCIGGALSGARTFTASSSNGLAYMAENVFAAGFFRLPIVMMAVNRTLGPPWNIWVDHGDTMMLRDAGWIQFYCEDNQEVFDTTLLAFRLAEDARVYLPVMVCQDAFVLSHTMMMTDIVEQEKVDEFLPTLDLPFRVEDKPRLVGGLDFPHQTEMHKQQHIEVMKQVHAAYADVQDEFERVFGRRPPDAIVPYQMDDADVVLVSMGTTASTVRAAVDDARARGIKAGGLRVRMHRPLPEDALTTALRGRTRVAVIDRNLSPGLGGILWGEIRSLADPQALIQNYLVGLGGGDIRPEHITWIINDVTTRETSGDPIFMEAGE from the coding sequence ATGAGCATGCAACTGATCAGTGCCAACCACGCCTCGGCCGAGGCCACCATCCTGGCCGCGCGCGCCAACCGCAACGGGCGCGGATTCTGCAGCGGCGTGTATCCCATCACCCCGCAGACCGAGTGCATCGAGCGGCTGTGCGCCGCGACCATCGAAAAAGGGTCCGTGGTGCGCGTGGAGAGCGAACACAGTGCGATGGGTGTTTGCATCGGCGGAGCGCTGTCGGGCGCGCGCACCTTCACCGCGTCGTCGTCCAACGGGCTCGCCTACATGGCGGAAAACGTGTTCGCGGCCGGCTTTTTTCGGCTGCCCATCGTGATGATGGCGGTCAATCGCACGTTGGGTCCCCCGTGGAACATCTGGGTGGACCACGGCGACACCATGATGCTGCGCGACGCGGGTTGGATTCAGTTCTACTGCGAGGACAACCAGGAGGTGTTCGACACCACGTTGCTCGCCTTCCGCCTCGCGGAGGATGCGCGCGTGTACCTCCCGGTGATGGTGTGCCAGGATGCCTTCGTGCTCTCGCACACCATGATGATGACCGACATCGTCGAGCAGGAAAAGGTGGACGAGTTCCTCCCGACGCTGGACCTGCCCTTCCGGGTAGAGGACAAGCCGCGGCTGGTGGGCGGGCTCGACTTCCCGCACCAGACCGAGATGCACAAGCAGCAACACATCGAAGTCATGAAGCAGGTGCACGCCGCGTACGCGGACGTGCAGGACGAGTTCGAGCGGGTGTTCGGGCGCCGCCCCCCCGACGCCATCGTTCCCTACCAGATGGACGACGCGGATGTCGTGCTGGTCAGCATGGGTACCACCGCGAGCACGGTTCGCGCGGCAGTGGATGACGCGCGCGCGCGCGGAATCAAGGCGGGGGGGCTGCGCGTGCGCATGCACCGCCCGCTGCCGGAGGATGCCCTGACGACCGCGCTGCGCGGCCGCACGCGCGTCGCCGTGATCGACCGCAACCTGTCCCCGGGGCTGGGCGGCATTCTGTGGGGTGAGATCCGCTCCCTCGCGGATCCGCAGGCGCTGATCCAGAACTACCTGGTGGGGCTGGGTGGCGGTGACATCCGACCGGAGCACATCACGTGGATCATCAACGATGTCACCACGCGCGAAACCAGCGGCGACCCGATATTCATGGAGGCGGGTGAGTGA
- a CDS encoding thiamine pyrophosphate-dependent enzyme has protein sequence MKNEPVLGGVAQTEADRCEPLLRAGNTNCGGCGMSITLNMISRAIADRPVQMVIPACCGIVTAGSFPYSAYGAPVVASTFAGAAAVASGLARVAELNGEKTRVMCFAGDGGTYDIGMATVSAAAERDEDILYVCYDNEIYGNTGGQRSSATPVGASTTTTPGGKHHAKKDILSIMAAHRVPYTASVSIAHTEDMMRKFRHALDARGFRFLHILSPCPTGWKSEPADGIELIRQAVESGLYPVVEIVDGDEYTINVEPSFSVEALRAFIKGQGRFTKSKVSVEDLEVGIRRQWEILRRHVRIQGASALDVSAELED, from the coding sequence ATGAAGAACGAACCGGTGCTGGGAGGCGTTGCACAGACCGAGGCCGATCGCTGCGAGCCGTTGCTGCGCGCTGGCAACACCAACTGCGGCGGCTGCGGCATGTCGATCACGCTCAACATGATCAGCCGCGCCATCGCCGACCGTCCCGTGCAGATGGTGATTCCCGCCTGCTGCGGCATCGTCACCGCGGGCTCCTTCCCGTACAGCGCCTACGGTGCCCCGGTGGTGGCGTCGACGTTTGCGGGCGCCGCGGCGGTTGCAAGCGGGCTGGCGCGCGTGGCCGAACTCAACGGCGAGAAGACGCGAGTGATGTGCTTTGCCGGTGATGGCGGCACCTACGACATCGGCATGGCCACGGTGAGTGCGGCAGCGGAGCGCGACGAGGACATCCTCTACGTCTGCTACGACAACGAGATCTACGGCAACACCGGCGGCCAGCGTTCCTCGGCCACGCCGGTGGGTGCATCCACCACCACCACGCCGGGCGGCAAACACCACGCCAAGAAGGACATTCTGTCCATCATGGCAGCGCACCGCGTTCCCTACACCGCGTCGGTATCCATCGCGCACACCGAGGACATGATGCGCAAGTTCCGTCACGCGCTGGACGCGCGCGGTTTCCGCTTTCTGCACATCCTCTCCCCGTGTCCCACGGGCTGGAAGTCCGAACCGGCCGACGGTATCGAATTGATCCGCCAGGCGGTGGAGTCGGGGCTGTATCCGGTGGTGGAGATCGTTGACGGCGACGAGTACACCATCAACGTGGAGCCCTCCTTCTCGGTGGAAGCGCTGCGCGCCTTCATCAAGGGGCAGGGACGCTTCACCAAGTCGAAGGTGTCGGTGGAGGATCTCGAGGTAGGCATCCGCCGCCAGTGGGAGATCCTGCGCCGCCACGTCCGCATCCAGGGCGCCAGCGCGCTGGACGTTTCCGCCGAGCTCGAAGACTAG